The Dunckerocampus dactyliophorus isolate RoL2022-P2 chromosome 13, RoL_Ddac_1.1, whole genome shotgun sequence genome window below encodes:
- the arhgap11a gene encoding rho GTPase-activating protein 11A — protein sequence MMVEERNMIRLVAVQHLQSAYGIKTKSCNKNKGARCKSTATNSSKVFGVPLESLPYYNMECGCVPRFLVDACMELQAHIDTEGLFRKSGSVVRLKALRAKVDLGDECLATALPCDVAGLVKQFFRELPEPVLPIELQEAFLKAQQLTTKEERTCATMLLSSLLPDRNQSVLRHFFDFLQNVSKRSAQNKMDSCNLSVILAPNLLHSGDGTEKMNANTEKRLKLQTAVVHCFIEHAHNFGVLPQFLEEKVSARIACESGVLSPVYNELQEMDQNSGMKRKHRHSFGVFSSATPVIATPISKRKLSLDSGYSFGLSNKKRRPVKKDLGTDVLPNSLFSGTSTPGSAYSASGALDASQSTLPSASKPRKQAATSARRKSRLHSSRHEVSRVESGRAGCFSPKVGKKEAPRKSLRLRFSLGRSHKDAGSESIGWRLATQERTSSFCFTKETVFSPSAQPSNVDSKSSKFRSKSEDNLLTPQSNPGVHRTSRNREAPEGEQPFSVGTFTDTPMSVRLESNCVSEPSIVMSKRLAASSLPKKLCCTSGAESLECESIFKPSSQTGVAPPKLHNSLPESGAELAALPQETVHAESSDSILLPPPKTPMVVTPTHQSSLVHEQNLTFDIATLSPLHIDSVVLESAGSCSPAVRAAQSSFSAAAVSHNNSVMLGSNDSVGRVHCSRLAEALDLQSPTHFRLGVSPGLQSTPYKPGLAEELGTDAIGTTGSAAHHQDLSFTEAVAKSPNRLAHPKPRVADHIQHFNKLTLQSPKGTRVLQIKSPLKFQRTPVRQAVRRINSLLGESRRPAGNLERTTSQGMKAIKAVSLESSLSPHPHPQPPKGEASLVLNSTRPLKKPPKKPSFLAGKVKTCALGDVTNKVQPKTKVDSSISDAGTQKMDVQQLVKEAQYYRGSPRNPLNQPRLLSATKPVDL from the exons ATGATGGTCGAGGAGAGAAATATGATCCGACTAGTGGCTGTGCAACATCTTCAGTCAGCGTATGGAATCAAGACAAAGAgctgcaacaaaaacaaaggagCTAGGTGCAAGTCAACAGCCACCAATTCG TCAAAGGTTTTTGGCGTACCTTTGGAGAGCTTGCCATATTATAACATGGAGTGTGGGTGCGTGCCACG CTTTCTGGTGGATGCATGCATGGAGCTACAAGCACATATCGACACAGAGGGCCTATTCAGAAAATCAGGCTCTGTTGTCCGCCTGAAAGCACTACGG GCTAAGGTGGATTTGGGCGATGAGTGCCTGGCGACTGCTCTTCCTTGTGATGTGGCCGGCCTGGTGAAGCAGTTTTTCAGGGAACTGCCAGAGCCTGTGCTGCCTATCGAGCTGCAGGAGGCGTTCCTCAAGGCCCAGCAGCTCACTACCAAAGAGGAGCGGACCTGCGCCACCATGCTTCTCTCCTCATTGCTGCCAGACAGGAACCAAAGTGTGTTGCGGCACTTCTTTGACTTCCTTCAAAATGTGTCCAAGAG GAGTGCACAAAATAAGATGGACAGCTGCAACCTGTCAGTGATCTTGGCTCCAAACCTCCTCCACTCTGGAGACGGCACAGAAAAGATGAACGCCAACACAGAGAAACGCCTCAAACTGCAGACGGCTGTAGTTCACTGTTTTATAGAGCACGCCCACAACTTTG GTGTTTTGCCACAGTTCCTAGAAGAGAAAGTATCAGCCAGGATTGCCTGTGAGTCAGGGGTACTATCCCCTGTGTACAATGAGCTTCAGGAGATGGACCAAAATTCAGGGATGAAGAGGAAACATAGACACAGTTTCGGAG tcTTTTCTTCTGCCACTCCTGTGATTGCGACACCCATCTCCAAGCGAAAACTTTCTTTAGATTCTGGTTATTCTTTTGGGCTCTCAAACAAGAAACGTAGGCCTGTCAAGAAGGACCTTGGGACGGACGTACTTCCCAATTCCTTGTTCAGTGGGACCTCCACCCCTGGATCAG CTTACAGCGCCTCAGGGGCGTTGGATGCCTCCCAAAGTACCCTTCCCTCTGCAAGCAAGCCTCGAAAGCAGGCGGCAACCTCTGCAAGGAGAAAGAGCAGACTGCATAGCAGCAGACATGAAGTCAGCAG AGTTGAATCGGGACGAGCCGGCTGCTTTTCTCCCAAAGTCGGCAAAAAAGAAGCACCGCGCAAGTCGCTGCGTCTGCGGTTCAGCCTGGGGAGGAGCCACAAAGACGCT GGGTCTGAGTCCATAGGCTGGCGACTTGCCACCCAGGAGCGCACCAGCAGTTTTTGTTTCACCAAAGAGACCGTGTTCAGTCCGTCGGCTCAGCCCTCAAACGTAGACTCCAAGA GTTCAAAGTTTAGAAGCAAGTCTGAGGACAACTTGCTGACCCCTCAAAGTAACCCAGGTGTCCACCGGACCTCACGGAACAGGGAGGCCCCTGAAGGAGAGCAGCCTTTCAGCGTTGGCACCTTCACCGATACACCCATGAGTGTGCGTCTGGAGAGCAACTGTGTGTCTGAACCCAGTATAGTCATGTCCAAACGACTGGCTGCGTCCAGCCTTCCCAAGAAGCTGTGTTGCACTTCCGGTGCGGAGAGCCTGGAATGTGAGTCCATATTCAAACCCTCAAGCCAAACTGGAGTGGCCCCGCCGAAGCTTCACAACAGCCTCCCAGAATCAGGTGCTGAACTCGCAGCTCTACCGCAGGAGACAGTACACGCAGAATCATCAGACAGCATCCTGCTCCCTCCGCCCAAGACTCCTATGGTTGTGACACCGACTCACCAGAGCAGTCTGGTTCATGAGCAGAACCTTACCTTTGACATAGCAACCTTATCACCTTTGCATATTGATAGTGTAGTTTTAGAGTCTGCTGGGAGTTGCAGTCCAGCAGTGAGAGCTGCTCAGAGTTCGTTTTCTGCTGCCGCTGTAAGCCACAACAACTCTGTGATGTTGGGAAGCAACGACTCAGTGGGGCGGGTACACTGTAGCAGACTGGCTGAGGCTCTGGACCTCCAGAGTCCAACCCACTTTAGACTGGGTGTCTCTCCAGGACTGCAGTCCACTCCCTATAAGCCAGGCCTTGCAGAAGAGCTGGGTACAGATGCCATCGGTACAACTGGCAGTGCAGCGCATCACCAGGACTTGTCTTTCACAGAGGCTGTTGCAAAAAGTCCAAACCGGCTGGCCCACCCCAAGCCCCGTGTGGCAGACCACATTCAACACTTCAACAAACTCACCCTTCAGTCTCCCAAAGGCACCAGAGTCCTACAAATCAAGTCGCCGCTCAAGTTCCAGCGCACCCCCGTGCGTCAGGCGGTTCGCAGGATCAACTCTCTCCTGGGAGAGAGCAGGAGACCCGCTGGGAATCTGGAGCGGACCACCAGTCAAGGCATGAAAGCTATAAAAGCAGTGAGCCTGGAGAGCAGCCTGTCCCCCCACCCACACCCTCAGCCACCTAAGGGAGAAGCTTCACTGGTTCTGAACAGCACACGTCCCCTAAAGAAGCCACCCAAAAAGCCAAGCTTCTTGGCTGGTAAAGTCAAGACCTGTGCTCTGGGCGATGTGACCAATAAGGTCCAACCCAAGACTAAAGTGGACTCTTCTATCTCAGATGCAGGAACTCAGAAGATGGATGTGCAGCAGCTAGTAAAGGAGGCACAATATTACCGAGGTTCACCAAGAAACCCTCTTAACCAACCTCGACTGCTGTCAGCCACCAAGCCTGTGGATTTGTAG
- the LOC129192316 gene encoding gremlin-1-like, whose translation MANSTRIICSLLLILGFLSSLGESKRNRGSQGAIPHPDKNNPNESERQQAGSGPRQRHGSSSPADEVLESSQEALHVTERQYLKRDWCKTQPLKQTIHEEGCISRTIINRFCYGQCNSFYIPRHIRREEGAFQSCSFCKPKRFTTMTFTLNCPDQQPPTKKKRIQRVKQCRCISIELD comes from the coding sequence ATGGCCAACTCGACGCGCATCATCTGCAGTCTCCTGCTCATCCTCGGCTTTCTGTCCTCTCTCGGGGAGTCCAAAAGAAACCGAGGCTCCCAGGGCGCAATTCCTCATCCGGACAAAAACAACCCCAACGAATCGGAGCGACAGCAGGCGGGCTCCGGTCCCCGCCAGAGGCACGGCTCGTCCTCCCCGGCCGACGAGGTGCTGGAGTCCAGCCAGGAGGCGTTGCATGTGACCGAGCGCCAGTATTTGAAACGGGACTGGTGCAAGACGCAGCCCCTCAAGCAGACCATCCACGAGGAGGGATGCATCAGCCGCACCATCATTAACCGCTTCTGCTACGGACAGTGTAACTCCTTCTACATCCCCAGGCACATCCGCAGGGAGGAGGGCGCCTTCCAATCGTGCTCCTTCTGCAAACCCAAACGCTTTACCACCATGACTTTCACTTTGAACTGTCCTGACCAGCAGCCGCCCACCAAGAAGAAACGCATCCAACGCGTCAAGCAGTGTCGCTGTATATCCATAGAGCTGGACTAG